Sequence from the Chlamydiales bacterium STE3 genome:
TAGGTTGTAATGACACTACGTTTCTTTCATTATCTGCATCATGCACTGAAATGGTATTTATTATTTTAAAGCTGCATTCTTGTGCAAGTCGGAGAAATCCTTCTTGTGTATAATAGGTGTTAAGGACAAAACGAAGGTCTCCACTTTTTTGTAAATACAGCGGCAGTGCCTCTCGCTGAGGGGAAGGAATTTCTTGCCAAAAAACGACCCCTCCAGAAAATTCTTCTTTAGTCACTGGAGGATAAACCCCAGCTCCCACTTTAATTAGATTTTTTTCATACATTTCCCCTTTAGGAATGGCATAGCTTAGAATAACTCTGTCTTGGTTACTTTTAAGCGACTTTCTAGTATTAAGGAGAAATTTTTTTCCATGAAGAGGATCAAATATAGGTATTACACGCGGAGCAAGTCTAATCTCTTTCCTGTATTCTAACTTTAGACATTTAGGATCTAAAGGAAATAGGGCATTAGCCAAGTAAAATTGGATAAAAGGCTCCCTTAGGGAAAGTAAGCTGGCGAACGATTGTGCTATTGTTAAGGCTTGAGGATTAATATCTGTGCCTAAACAGTATTTTGAGGTTTTTCCTGGAGAAATGTATAAAATGAGAGATTAAAAAGATTTTGACCATTCCAACATCCTATTTCGTAAAGAAGAGTATCATTATCAAGATATAATGCTGCTAAAAGAGCGGCAGCTGCAGCATCTTTTTCATCGTTCAAAAGAGAGTAAAGCTGTACTTTTTGATCTAGGGGGGGTCAGTCTTGCAAAATTTTTGAATAAAACTTCAGAATCTGGATATTGCCCAAAAATTTCTTGGATTTTAGAAAAATCAGTTGTTACTTTTTCAGCCGTACGGGTGAAAGGCACCCCAACTTTTTCCATATTCCAGAAAAGCTCACTAGGAGTAAAGATATAGTCCGCTCTAGAAGGATCAAATAAAGTCTTATTTTCTTTGATAAGAGGCACACTTCGTATCTTTAAAAGCGCCTGTATATTTTCCAAAAGATTAATGGAGTCAAAGAGAGGGAGCTCATAATTATAGTGCAACTTGAGGTGACTCTGCAAAAGTTCCCATTGTAGAGAAGGAGCTAAGCCACTTTCTGAGATTTCAAATATCATTAAGATTTCTTCAAATAAATGTTTAAAAGCTTTTCAGTTTTTATTTTATTTGTATCTTCGTGTAACTGGATATATGCAAGTTTTGCTTGCTCAGTAGCTTTGCTTGAGGGGAGAAGATGAACTGAATAAGCTCGATGGATTGTCTTCCGGCTGGAAGAATGGCTTTCCTTTCCCCATAAAGTTTGGCTCAGCTCTCCATATAAAGGTCGTTTAGAATAAATCGGAGAAAACAAAGGTGTGTAAAGGTTTTTCTGTAGCTACTGAATAATCTCGGCCAATAAACTTATCGCCTAAAATATTAGGCGGATTCTTAGATAAAATTCGACTTACTATTGCAGTAGTTGGATGAGTTGCCTCCAGAACAGGGGCTAGGCGAGCACTGTGAAATACAGGGAGACCCCTGAAGTGCAGCAAGTTCATTTTTTTATTGTTTTGTTAAAAGATGGATAATACGATGCATTTCACCATGTAAGCGTTTATTTGAGTTCATGAGTTCTCCAACCATGTCTGTTAATTCGGAGAGGCGCTTTTCTACTTTGTATGACCGCTGCCCTCGTTGAATATCTTCTTGCGAAAGAGGACGTTGATGATCATCAAGCTCAATGTTTTCAAACACTGCTTTCCATCGAGGGTCGTTGAGTGAGGGTGTTTCAGAAGATGGAGATCCTCTAGTATACCATCTCCTTGATAGCTTAGATGCCTTAGTCCATCTTTGCGTGGAAGTCACCAAAGCAGGAGCCCTTGATAAAGTCCTATTTGGTAATATGTTTGTGATTAAAGAAGTCATATTCTATCCTCCTAACAAAAATAATCAATTCTCATTCTAATTTGCCCATTTTTCCCAGTAAAGCTTTTCTTTTTAACTTTTAGAAATAAAAATAAGGATCCATTTTTAGGTAGTTCTAAACATTTGATGCTCGGTATTGGTTGTAGTCACAAATGAAATATTTGATCATACCAATATGATTAGCTAGTTGCTTAGAAAAAAAAGAGTTTTTCTTACGAACCGAGAACACCTTTGCCCACATGGAGGAGATCTCTAAACTCCGCGTTACTACTGTGCAGGATTTGTCTGTAATTGCTAAGAAACGAATGAAATAGAAAAATCCCGACATAGCGTCAATTTCATTGACTTATGTTAAGGCTGCATTTGAGGGTTATAAAAAGTTCGGGAAACATGAAACGGTCTTCGAATTTTCCCATGGCAAGAATTTGGTTCTCTACTAAAGGAATTGCTTCCTTTTGCAGCTTAACATAATTTCGGAAACGAAAATGATTTTGTTTCCACTATTGAGGTTAAGAATGAGAGTTATTTTCGATAATTGATAAAATCGATAATAGTAGAAGGTCTTATTCTCCTGTGTGATAATAGGGGTTTGTCTTATTATCGGATATTAGCTTTTCCGATAATAATTTTTAGTGTATTAACCTAGCAAAAGGCATAGTTATGGACATTGTGCACTCTCCTTCTGGGCAAGTCATAAGATCCCCCAAGGGATATAAAGAGTTCGTACCAGATCCCTTGCCACCGCTATTCAAATGGAATAATCAGATAGTAAGTGCTTTATCACGAGCAGATTTTTTATTGGGCAAATTAGCTAGAGAAGGAAGCAAATTACCTAATCCCCATTTATTAATGAGACCTTTTATTACCCGTGAAGCTGTTCTATCGAGCAAAATCGAAGGAACTCAAGCTACTATCGGAGAAATACTAGCAGCTAGTGCAGGAGTAAGTGTAAAACGTAATCCTGACGATCTTCAAGAAGTGCAAAATTATATCGAGGCCCTCAACTATGGTATCAAAAGGTTAGAAGATCTCCCATTGTCTTTAAGGCTTATCAAAGAAATCCATTATCATTTAATGCGAGGTGTAAGAGGGTCGCATGCAACTCCGGGAGAATTTAGACATAGTCAAAATTGGATTGGAACACCAGGCTGCACCCTTAATACAGCAAAATTTGTTCCTCCATCACCTGATTACTTGATGGATTGTTTAGGTGAATTAGAAAAATTCCTACATAATAAACAGCTTCCACCTTTAATTCATACTGCATTTTGCCATTACCAATTTGAAGCGATTCATCCATTTTTGGATGGAAATGGACGCATTGGCCGACTGCTAATTATATTATTGTTAATCGAGCAAAAAATGTTGCCAACTCCAATTTTGTATTTGAGCGCTTTTTTTGAAGCCACACGTGATGAATACTATAAGCAGCTTTATAATGTGAGTGCTCAAGGTACCTGGCATGAATGGTTGATTTATTTTTTAAACGGCGTTGCCGTACAAAGCGAAGATGTGTTGTCACGAGCAGAGAGAATTAATGACTTATTGAATAAATGGAAAATGCAAGTTGCAAGCAGTGCATCTAATATTTCCATGTTGATTGTACAGCACTTTGCAGCAAATCCTTATCTTACTACGAATAGGGTAGCAGAAGAGCTTAAAATCGCTTACAGTACAGCTCAAAGAGGTATACAAAAACTTGAGGAGTCAAAAATTGTTAAACAGATTAGTAGTGGTAAACGGGATAAAGTTTATTGCGCTACAGGAATATTGGCAATTCTTGAAGAACCTACAAAAATTAATATGGATTTCTAATGAATATAACTTGCAGAACAGGAATTTTACAAACAAACTCGCGAAAGCATAAGAAAGAAGCTTAATCAAGTTCAAAATCGAATTTCTCGTCTTGCTGTTACTTTCTCGGTGAGATAGCTGACGATACCTATGAACAGAAGCTAAACGATTATAAAAATGCTAAACTTAAGATCACTTTACATATAGAGGGTAATAAAACCTTCCATATTACCGTCAAAACGGCATTTGGTCTAGAAAAACGAACCAAGGAAATCGAGGAAAGTTCGAAGGTCGAGAAAAACATCAAATACTGAATTACTTATTTTCGAGCGTAGAAATAAGAGAGATAGGGGATTATACTGTTGATAAGCCTGCTGCAGCGAGAAATGGCGGAAGAGGTAGGATTCGAACCCACGGTCCCCTCACGAGGACTTCTGTTTTCAAGACAGACGCATTCGGCCACTCTGCCACTCTTCCGTACAGGAGTATGGACTCAATGGCTATTACTAGTCAAGGTATTTTGCTTTAAGGAGAAAATTTTTATCAATTTAGCCGGTTTTGTTTATTAATAAATTATTTGATGAGATAATAAGATTATAATTACTTTTTTAATCAGGTAATTTATGGAAAATAATAAATTCTCTAATTCCATGAGTTTAATTGAAGCTGTTGAAACGTTATCTAATATTGCAGAGATGGATTTGGATCAAGAGATCGGCATTGCTAAAACACATCATCTCATCATGCAGGATGAAAGCTTTAAATACCGCACAGTGCACTGGTTACATAAGAAGAATTCTTCGCAAACAATCGGTTTGGTTAAAGACATATTTAAAGTTGTCCTTAATTATCTGAAAAACTTCTACCAAAATGACTATACTCTAGTCACTGATAGCAAAACGCTAGAGGGCATCAAAACCATTATGGTTTTGGTAGGAGAAGCGGCGAGAAAAATAGATAAGTACACACACCTTTTTAAAGAGCAACATGTACAGAATATTACAGAACTACGGGAGTACAAACAACTTCAGGATTTTTATTTAAGAAAAATTTCACGGACCATTGACGAAGGTTTTTTAGACAGATGGATTCTAGCCCTATCAGAAAAAACATGGCAGAATAAGAAGAAGGTTAAATTATTAGGCCCTATAAAACTCGTCACAAAACATGTCTTCGTTGATTTGGAATCTGTGAAACAAGATTCTGAATATGAATTGTTCTTTATCCAAAAAGAAGACGGGGGCCGCTTTTTTAACTCGCGGATCCTACGCAACATCAAGCTAATTTGTGATTTTGGAGACTATTTTGGCCATGAAAAAGGCCCGCTTATTGATAGGGCCCTATGGAAAGATCGGCAAGCGAAATATAGCGCTGAACATATCCTGCGCTCCATTTACAATGAACTTAGGGGATTTTATAAGGATGTTTCCATCCAGGAGTCTGAATTAGCGCGTTCAATTAATCAAGTGGTTATGGCTCTTATGTTAGCAAGCAATCCGAGTAACTTAATAACAAATGAATCTGCCAAAAGTTGCTATGAGTACTTTAAAGATTTTCAGCTTTTTTTAAGGCAAACTCTTGCATCCGCAACTTATCAAAAACTCTTGGCCTACTTTTTGGCAGAATCTAAAGAAAATCCCTTGCTGCGTATTATCCACTCTATCTGTAGCGCTTTATATAAATCTAATTCCTCATTGCAGGACTTAAAAGCTTATATAAACCATATCCTCGATGAAGCCCATGCGCACCAATCTGATGAACATTTGAGGATAGCAAAACACTCTGGGCTACTATGGAATCAACTGGCCTCTGACTATGCTGCTATGCAAAAGCTCTTTCGTCGCCATTCTGGTGGTCCCTTAAATCAATTGATGAGGCAAATTGAGGAAGGGGCTCGCGTGTTTGACCCCTATCTACAAGAAAACTGTCCTAACATGATCTACTCATTAAATCCTCAAGGTTACAACGTTTTAAATTTGTATCTACCATGCCCAACTAAACAGGAATTTATTCATAAAGCAGAAGTCATTCCAGAGTTTAAAGGCTTTTTAAAAGGCAATGAGTATGATGGAAATCAGCATTTATTAATTAATCTACAGGATCGCACCTCTTGGCGAGAGCATGCGCGTTCAAATGCTTTAGAAGAACTTAATAACTTAGAGTGCGCTGAGAATGTCACCGTTGTGACTCTAGCAAAAGAAACAGATTTTTATCATCAACTAGCTCCTTATCATGAAGACCATCAAACAGAGCAATTCATCACACATCTAAAAGAGCATTTAACAACGGATTTAACTGGGTTCTTTTTTCCTAACAAAAAAGAATTTTTCTCCTCTAATTGGCTGGATTCGCTTATCAAAACAGTGCATTTCCTATTTTTCTCTAGTAAGAATGTCTTATCCAAAGACGCGCGCTTGGACTTCATCGGTCTAGTTTATTTTTTCCTTGAGTTAAAAATTATCGACGCATTAACGCCTACTTCTTTCAGTTTCACTTGTAAAGATGGGATTGATAAGGGGACCATGGCTTCAATTGAGATGTTTTGCTTGCTCAAGCTGTTAAATGATGAACCATTTAGCGAAGAAGATTATTGGAATCTCAATGCCCTGCTTTACGCTCCAGCAATAATCAACCGTGAGAGAATTCCTTTACAAGAGCCATTTAATCGCATGATAAGGCTGATCAAAAGAGTCGAGTTAGCTAAAAACGAGCAGGGAAATAGCTTTAAAACATTTTTGCAAAAAAATCTCGCCTCTTCCTTTAGACACAAATGGTTTGAAGACTTGGATATTCATTATTAGATTTCTATCAAATTTGCATTTGCTTGGCTAAAACCGCACCTCCATTAAGCCTGAACTTACAGATTGTTTTAAAAACAACCTGCAAAATTCAAGCATAAAAGGGTAATCTAGTTTTAAAGACTATTTAGCTTGTAAATTTGGGAGTATTTAGCGTTAAGATAATTGTTATAATCCCTTTCTGAAAAAGGATTTTTTGTAACTTTTTCAATAAGTTCTAAGCTACGCCATCTGCGGCCATGTTTATAAATACGTTCAGCTAGCCACTCTTTGATAAATAGAAATTGCCCTTCGGCAACACGCGTTTCCCAGTCAGTATGATCGTGGGTAAAGGCTGTAAAAAATTGTGCAGCGAATAAATTACCAAGGGCATAGGTGGGGAAATATCCAATAGCTCCCATGGACCAATGCACATCTTGTAAGCAGCCTTCACTATCTTTTGAAGGGCAAATACCCAAAAGCTGCTTCATCTTTTCATTCCATGCTTCCGGTATTTCTTGTACCTTCAATTTTCCTTCCACTAGAGCGGTTTCCATTTCAAAGCGTAAGATCACATGGAGGGGATAGGTGACCTCATCTGCTTCAACCCTTATTAAAGAAGGTTCCACTTTGTTGATGGCTCGGTAAAAATCTTTAAAGGTAATATTTGTTAATTGGTCAGGAAAGGCTTTCTGTAGTTTTGGTAAAAAATACTTCCAAAATGGCTGGCTTAGCCCAATTCTTGTCTCCCACCATCGAGATTGGCTTTCATGAATGCCAAGGGAGACCGCTTCACCGAGAGGGGAGCCGTATTGTTCAGCAGGCAGTCCCATTTCATAGAGGCTATGTCCTCCTTCGTGAAGCACGGTAGAAATACAGCTAAAAATAGAATTAGAAGAAAGCCGTGTCGTGATGCGGCTATCTGTCGGGTGAAAAGAAGAGGAAAAGGGATGGGTGGAAAGATCGAGCCGCCCATGATAAAAGTCATAACCTATCTCTTTTAGAAGCTCTTTTGAAATTTCGAGCTGCTTGTCCTGGGGATAGGAGCCAAAAAGAAAAGAATCATCGACCTGTTGAGCAGAGACTATTCTCTTTAACAGAGCAGTATTCGACTGCTTTAGTCCGCTAAAAACCCTTGCAATCAACTTGGTTGAGATGCCAGGTTCAAAAAGATCGATCAATGCATCATAAGGATGTTCTTCAAAACCGATAAGATCTGCTTTTTTACGAACTTTATCGACAATCTTTTTCAGATAAGGAGCAAACTTACGAAAATTATTCTCACTGCGTGCTTCCCTCCATGCATTCATCGCACGAGCAGTGAGAAATGTAAAATCCTCCACAAATTTCTGTGGAAGTGCTTTTTCAATAAGGTAATCTCTTCGCCATTCTTTTACTGCTGCTTGTTGTTCCGCATTTAAGCCTTCAATGATTTTTCCTGTTTTTAAATCGATGACCTCGGCAAGAACGCTAGAAAATTTTTTGCCTGTTTTTTGTTTGTGGATAATTCCTGAAAGCACCTTAAGTTGTTCTGCTCGAAATGCTGCCGCACCTTCTGGCATGTAGGTCTCTTGATCCCAATCGAGAAGCTGCTGAATGCCGTGTAATGTGTGAGTCTGTTTTGCGATGTCAAAAAGTTTTTTGTATTGCGTTTGTGCCATATGCATGCCTTAAAAGTTAGCGATATTGTTTAGATTCTTCAAAAATAAAAATGCGTTGGATTCTTGGTCCAAGGCAGGTAATTAATTCGTGCATAATGGAATTACCCCTGATGGCAAGGTCTTCGGGAGAAAGGAAATTGCCGAATTCATCTTCTCCAAAAATTAATACATTATCTCCAATCGTTGCTTGAGGGATGTCGGTGATATCCACCATCATAAAGTCCATGCAAATTCTTCCGACCATGGGCGCTTTTGCCCCTCTAATTAGTACATAGGATTTGCCGCTGTAATTCCTATGCAGTCCGTCAAAATAACCGATAGGGATAACGGCTATTGTTTGGAAATCTTTTTCAACGGTGTAGGTTCTTCCGTAGCTGATGGTTTCGCCTTTTTTGCATTGATTGATGCCCACAATGCGAGAAGTTAAAGAGACAGCGAGTTTTAAATCCAAGGCTTTCTGAACAGCTTCTGAAGAATACAATCCATACAGCGCAAGGCCCATACGTACCATATTGTATTGGGGAAGGTGAAAACGCAATGCTCCTCCAGAATTGGCCGCATGCTTCCACTTCACCAAGATATTGTTTTGCTCTAATTCTGCAATGACAGCATCAAATTTTTCTACTTGCCCTAATGTAAAAACATCTTCATCAGGACATTCTGAGCTTGCAAAATGAGTCATGATGCCTTCCAGTTTTAAATTGCTGGAACCTATAATTTCCTTGGCTAACTTTAAAGCCATTTCTGGGCGGCATCCAAACCTTCCCATTCCCGTATCGATATGGAGATGAACTTTCACCTGTTTATTGGCCAAATTAGCATGCAGATTGAGAGCGTTGAGAAAGCTAGCATCACTAACACCAACTTCTAAATTCCATTTTACAATTTTAGAAGCTTCTTGAGGGGTAGCGCTGAGGACAAAGATATCTTGCAAAGCCCCCCCTTGAATTAACTCTATGGCTTCATCAATATAGGACACTCCTAGGATATCGATACCGCAGTTAGAGAGCACTTCAGCCATGCGTAAAGGGTTTGTTCCATAAGCTGCCGCTTTGACCATTACCATAATACGTGTTTTGAAAGGTAGCTTTTTGCGTGCAGATAGGATATTGCTCTCGATAGCTGCTAAATTGACGGTGCATAAATTGCTAAGAAGACTTTCATTAAATTGTTCTAAAATGAGTTCAAGTTTTTCTTTCGAAGAGCCTTTAATCAGCAAAGTGTCTTTTGCTTTTAAAAGGGGTTTGATGCTACTTAAGGCGTCGAGGTAGCTTGCAGCCTTTAACAAAATCGTTGAAGGAGATAGTCGTTGCATTTCCTTAATCAAGCTATCGTACGGGTGCTGGCCGTAGAGACAAAGGATATCCAAATTGCATTGGCTCAATTTTTGTGCCACGCGCATGTAATCAGAAAGAGGTTTTTGCCCTTTAAAGCCCCCAAATAAAAAGCACTTTCTGCCTTTGCTTGTATCAATTAGCTTTAGCGCTTGATCAATAGATTGAGGATCTGAGGAATAGGAGTGGTTGATAAAGGTGATCTGTTGCTGAGAACTCCAAATTTCTGTTTTAGAAGGTTCAATGATATAGTTTTGCAGAAGATTACAGAGGTTTTCTTTGGATATTCCAAGCTTCCATGCTGTTTTCATTGCCATGTTGACAAGGTCAATGAAATAAGCGTAGCCACCATTTATTCTTTCTTTAAACAAAGAGCCATCAGGAAAAGTAATTTCAT
This genomic interval carries:
- a CDS encoding putative alanine racemase (Product derived from UniProtKB/Trembl:Q6MDJ4;Gene name derived from UniProtKB/Trembl:Q6MDJ4); the encoded protein is MDPFDLRVWPGFIQAGGNPTQPAIVDQIVTDSRRITSPNALFTALPGSHSNGHQFLAQAARAGACYVLVDRNWQQIDIPSITFLKVADPLLAMQEIAAEYRKTLRCKVVAIAGAFGKTMVKDLLFALLSTSKAAAASPESFNSQIGVALSLFTFSKKDEIVVVEAGISEKGEMQRLATMIQPNYGLITHLGKKHLATLGNIETSAQEMLTLFSKDAAWIFLPNHPLFEIDLSPLAVHFWNAFDPSLPHARLIPNQKEPFYEITFPDGSLFKERINGGYAYFIDLVNMAMKTAWKLGISKENLCNLLQNYIIEPSKTEIWSSQQQITFINHSYSSDPQSIDQALKLIDTSKGRKCFLFGGFKGQKPLSDYMRVAQKLSQCNLDILCLYGQHPYDSLIKEMQRLSPSTILLKAASYLDALSSIKPLLKAKDTLLIKGSSKEKLELILEQFNESLLSNLCTVNLAAIESNILSARKKLPFKTRIMVMVKAAAYGTNPLRMAEVLSNCGIDILGVSYIDEAIELIQGGALQDIFVLSATPQEASKIVKWNLEVGVSDASFLNALNLHANLANKQVKVHLHIDTGMGRFGCRPEMALKLAKEIIGSSNLKLEGIMTHFASSECPDEDVFTLGQVEKFDAVIAELEQNNILVKWKHAANSGGALRFHLPQYNMVRMGLALYGLYSSEAVQKALDLKLAVSLTSRIVGINQCKKGETISYGRTYTVEKDFQTIAVIPIGYFDGLHRNYSGKSYVLIRGAKAPMVGRICMDFMMVDITDIPQATIGDNVLIFGEDEFGNFLSPEDLAIRGNSIMHELITCLGPRIQRIFIFEESKQYR
- a CDS encoding Thermostable carboxypeptidase 1 (Product derived from UniProtKB/Swiss-Prot:Q5SLM3;EC number derived from UniProtKB/Swiss-Prot:Q5SLM3), producing the protein MHMAQTQYKKLFDIAKQTHTLHGIQQLLDWDQETYMPEGAAAFRAEQLKVLSGIIHKQKTGKKFSSVLAEVIDLKTGKIIEGLNAEQQAAVKEWRRDYLIEKALPQKFVEDFTFLTARAMNAWREARSENNFRKFAPYLKKIVDKVRKKADLIGFEEHPYDALIDLFEPGISTKLIARVFSGLKQSNTALLKRIVSAQQVDDSFLFGSYPQDKQLEISKELLKEIGYDFYHGRLDLSTHPFSSSFHPTDSRITTRLSSNSIFSCISTVLHEGGHSLYEMGLPAEQYGSPLGEAVSLGIHESQSRWWETRIGLSQPFWKYFLPKLQKAFPDQLTNITFKDFYRAINKVEPSLIRVEADEVTYPLHVILRFEMETALVEGKLKVQEIPEAWNEKMKQLLGICPSKDSEGCLQDVHWSMGAIGYFPTYALGNLFAAQFFTAFTHDHTDWETRVAEGQFLFIKEWLAERIYKHGRRWRSLELIEKVTKNPFSERDYNNYLNAKYSQIYKLNSL
- a CDS encoding Uncharacterized protein (Product derived from UniProtKB/Trembl:F8KXV8); protein product: MENNKFSNSMSLIEAVETLSNIAEMDLDQEIGIAKTHHLIMQDESFKYRTVHWLHKKNSSQTIGLVKDIFKVVLNYLKNFYQNDYTLVTDSKTLEGIKTIMVLVGEAARKIDKYTHLFKEQHVQNITELREYKQLQDFYLRKISRTIDEGFLDRWILALSEKTWQNKKKVKLLGPIKLVTKHVFVDLESVKQDSEYELFFIQKEDGGRFFNSRILRNIKLICDFGDYFGHEKGPLIDRALWKDRQAKYSAEHILRSIYNELRGFYKDVSIQESELARSINQVVMALMLASNPSNLITNESAKSCYEYFKDFQLFLRQTLASATYQKLLAYFLAESKENPLLRIIHSICSALYKSNSSLQDLKAYINHILDEAHAHQSDEHLRIAKHSGLLWNQLASDYAAMQKLFRRHSGGPLNQLMRQIEEGARVFDPYLQENCPNMIYSLNPQGYNVLNLYLPCPTKQEFIHKAEVIPEFKGFLKGNEYDGNQHLLINLQDRTSWREHARSNALEELNNLECAENVTVVTLAKETDFYHQLAPYHEDHQTEQFITHLKEHLTTDLTGFFFPNKKEFFSSNWLDSLIKTVHFLFFSSKNVLSKDARLDFIGLVYFFLELKIIDALTPTSFSFTCKDGIDKGTMASIEMFCLLKLLNDEPFSEEDYWNLNALLYAPAIINRERIPLQEPFNRMIRLIKRVELAKNEQGNSFKTFLQKNLASSFRHKWFEDLDIHY
- a CDS encoding Uncharacterized protein (Product derived from UniProtKB/Trembl:G2GZB4), with the translated sequence MDIVHSPSGQVIRSPKGYKEFVPDPLPPLFKWNNQIVSALSRADFLLGKLAREGSKLPNPHLLMRPFITREAVLSSKIEGTQATIGEILAASAGVSVKRNPDDLQEVQNYIEALNYGIKRLEDLPLSLRLIKEIHYHLMRGVRGSHATPGEFRHSQNWIGTPGCTLNTAKFVPPSPDYLMDCLGELEKFLHNKQLPPLIHTAFCHYQFEAIHPFLDGNGRIGRLLIILLLIEQKMLPTPILYLSAFFEATRDEYYKQLYNVSAQGTWHEWLIYFLNGVAVQSEDVLSRAERINDLLNKWKMQVASSASNISMLIVQHFAANPYLTTNRVAEELKIAYSTAQRGIQKLEESKIVKQISSGKRDKVYCATGILAILEEPTKINMDF